A single Methylomonas sp. AM2-LC DNA region contains:
- the gmd gene encoding GDP-mannose 4,6-dehydratase: MGKQVALITGITGQDGSYLAEFLLDKGYEVHGIKRRASLFNTERVDHIYQDPHIKNPKFYLHYGDLTDSSNLTRLLSEIKPNEIYNLGAMSHVAVSFESPEYTADVDAIGTLRLLEAMRFLGMEKTAKFYQASTSELYGLVQEIPQKETTPFYPRSPYAVAKLYAYWITVNYREAYGMFACNGILFNHESPRRGETFVTRKITRGLSNIALGLEQCLYMGNMDSLRDWGHAKDYVRMQWMMLQQDTPEDFVIATGVQYSVRQFIELAAKELGISLRWEGQGVEETAVVTGISGDKAPNLQIGQTIVAIDPRYFRPAEVETLLGDPSKAKQRLGWEPQITFQEMVSEMVAHDLQQAQKHALLKHQGYNVAVSRE; the protein is encoded by the coding sequence ATGGGAAAACAGGTCGCATTAATTACCGGCATAACCGGTCAGGATGGTTCATATTTAGCAGAATTCCTGTTGGATAAAGGATATGAAGTACATGGTATCAAACGACGAGCCTCTCTTTTTAATACCGAACGGGTAGATCATATCTATCAAGATCCGCATATTAAAAATCCAAAATTTTATCTGCATTATGGAGATTTAACCGATAGTTCGAATTTGACTCGGCTATTGAGTGAGATAAAGCCAAACGAAATTTATAACCTGGGTGCAATGAGTCATGTTGCCGTCTCGTTTGAATCTCCAGAATACACAGCGGATGTTGATGCTATTGGTACTTTGCGATTACTTGAGGCGATGCGATTTTTGGGAATGGAAAAAACTGCCAAGTTTTATCAGGCTTCCACTTCTGAACTTTATGGCTTAGTGCAGGAAATTCCGCAAAAAGAAACCACTCCGTTTTATCCTAGGTCTCCTTATGCTGTAGCCAAGCTTTATGCTTACTGGATTACTGTCAATTATCGCGAAGCATACGGTATGTTTGCTTGTAATGGTATATTGTTTAATCATGAATCCCCTCGCCGAGGAGAAACCTTTGTCACCCGCAAAATTACACGTGGTTTAAGTAATATTGCTTTAGGCTTGGAACAATGTCTTTACATGGGGAATATGGATTCGTTGCGAGATTGGGGGCATGCCAAGGATTATGTACGTATGCAATGGATGATGTTACAGCAGGACACACCAGAAGATTTTGTCATTGCGACCGGTGTGCAATACTCTGTGCGCCAGTTTATCGAACTTGCTGCTAAAGAATTGGGTATTAGTTTGCGCTGGGAAGGCCAAGGTGTTGAAGAAACGGCTGTTGTGACTGGAATTTCAGGTGATAAAGCCCCAAACCTACAAATTGGGCAAACGATTGTAGCAATTGATCCACGTTATTTTAGGCCTGCAGAAGTCGAAACCTTATTAGGCGATCCAAGTAAAGCTAAACAAAGATTAGGCTGGGAACCGCAAATTACGTTTCAGGAAATGGTCAGTGAAATGGTGGCGCACGATCTTCAACAAGCGCAAAAGCATGCGCTATTGAAACATCAAGGCTATAACGTAGCGGTTAGTCGAGAATAA
- a CDS encoding C40 family peptidase, which yields MQCIRAFMPGMNKFPLILFVLILSGCATTEKLKLTQPAEKFSSSGNNKAAQEALQLQGHPYVPGGKSPNEGFDCSGLVFYVYKKQGLNLPRDTWSLANQLPTIQLNQRQPGDLVFFNINTKPLSHVGIYVGHDKFVHAPSSHTGKVMVSDLNQPYWRERFTAVRRPSHNPVSLNDTTNQICLLN from the coding sequence ATGCAATGCATACGTGCCTTTATGCCGGGAATGAATAAATTCCCTTTAATATTGTTTGTATTGATATTGTCTGGTTGCGCAACAACCGAAAAGCTAAAACTTACCCAGCCAGCAGAAAAGTTTTCGTCTTCTGGAAATAACAAAGCCGCTCAGGAAGCTTTGCAATTACAAGGCCACCCTTATGTTCCGGGTGGAAAATCTCCCAATGAAGGCTTTGACTGTAGCGGCCTTGTATTTTATGTCTATAAAAAACAAGGACTTAATTTACCAAGAGATACCTGGTCACTTGCCAATCAGCTACCCACTATACAACTTAATCAGCGTCAACCGGGGGACTTGGTATTTTTCAACATAAACACCAAACCTTTATCACACGTTGGCATATATGTCGGACATGACAAGTTTGTACATGCCCCCAGCTCTCATACCGGCAAAGTAATGGTTTCCGACCTTAACCAGCCTTATTGGCGAGAACGCTTTACCGCAGTACGTCGTCCTTCTCACAACCCTGTTTCTTTAAACGATACTACAAACCAAATCTGTTTATTGAATTAG
- a CDS encoding NAD(P)H-dependent oxidoreductase: MSIKKQEIIDAYWFRHACKEFDATQKISDEDFGFILETGRLSPSSFGIEPWKFLVVQNMELREKLRVHTWGGQKQLPTASHVIVCLFRKSCFMRYDSDYVQNFMRQVQGFPEPAVLARTAIIEKFQRYDYALLDSEQGMSEWSIRQTYLPFANMMTSAAMIGIDSCPIEGFEKTALEQVLVNDFGVDLESWGLAYLLAFGYRKGIPAREKTRQNMESVVEWFI; the protein is encoded by the coding sequence ATGAGTATAAAAAAACAAGAAATTATTGATGCTTATTGGTTTCGGCATGCTTGTAAAGAATTTGATGCGACGCAAAAAATAAGCGATGAGGATTTTGGCTTTATTTTGGAAACTGGGCGTTTATCACCTAGTTCTTTTGGGATTGAGCCATGGAAGTTTCTGGTGGTCCAGAATATGGAATTACGCGAGAAGTTAAGAGTGCATACTTGGGGTGGACAAAAACAATTGCCTACCGCCAGTCATGTGATTGTATGCTTGTTTCGTAAAAGTTGTTTTATGCGTTATGACAGTGATTATGTGCAGAATTTTATGCGTCAAGTACAGGGCTTTCCTGAGCCGGCTGTACTGGCGCGAACAGCTATCATTGAGAAATTTCAACGCTATGATTATGCCTTGTTGGATTCCGAACAAGGCATGAGTGAATGGTCAATCAGACAAACCTATTTGCCATTTGCAAATATGATGACATCTGCGGCAATGATAGGCATTGATTCCTGTCCAATTGAAGGATTTGAGAAGACGGCATTGGAACAGGTGTTGGTAAATGATTTTGGGGTTGATCTGGAAAGTTGGGGGCTTGCTTATCTGCTCGCTTTTGGCTACCGAAAAGGAATACCTGCTCGTGAAAAAACTAGACAAAACATGGAATCGGTGGTTGAGTGGTTTATATAA
- a CDS encoding DUF5765 domain-containing protein gives MCWSGEASGVLAAAGLATAVYVAYKGESKELWIPLTYFALMELLQAATYVYINLCDNPNNQVLTLLGYLHIAFQPFFVNMVAMYFIPESVKLKIRTTVYTFCAISSLAMLIKMFPFAWAGNCVPGVEGFCGVQTCSVSGDWHIAWQMPLNGLMSNPVTWLLGFNWGLHAFSYILAAFVMPIIYGSWRFVAFHYLIGPWISDITTDDPNEYCAVWCLFSIALCVSVIKTPIRKHLHVKKWPFYQREVGDSL, from the coding sequence ATGTGTTGGAGTGGAGAGGCATCAGGGGTATTGGCTGCGGCAGGTTTGGCTACTGCAGTTTATGTGGCTTATAAAGGCGAATCCAAGGAATTGTGGATTCCTTTGACCTATTTTGCATTGATGGAATTATTGCAAGCTGCAACGTATGTCTATATTAATCTGTGTGACAACCCTAATAATCAGGTTTTAACCTTGTTGGGGTATCTGCATATTGCTTTTCAGCCATTTTTTGTGAATATGGTGGCTATGTATTTCATTCCCGAAAGTGTCAAACTCAAAATTAGAACGACAGTCTACACTTTCTGTGCAATTAGCTCTCTGGCAATGTTAATTAAAATGTTCCCATTTGCCTGGGCTGGTAATTGTGTTCCTGGCGTGGAAGGGTTTTGTGGTGTACAGACTTGTTCAGTATCTGGTGATTGGCATATTGCCTGGCAAATGCCGCTAAACGGCCTCATGTCTAACCCTGTGACTTGGTTACTCGGATTTAACTGGGGTTTGCACGCGTTTTCATATATTTTGGCTGCGTTTGTTATGCCTATTATTTATGGTTCATGGCGTTTTGTCGCTTTTCATTACCTCATAGGCCCTTGGATTTCAGATATTACTACTGATGATCCAAACGAGTATTGTGCAGTATGGTGTTTGTTCTCCATTGCATTATGTGTATCGGTAATTAAAACGCCAATTAGAAAACATTTACATGTTAAAAAATGGCCATTTTATCAGCGTGAAGTCGGTGATAGTCTCTAA
- the rsmD gene encoding 16S rRNA (guanine(966)-N(2))-methyltransferase RsmD, whose amino-acid sequence MSNKLRIIGGEWRSRHIVFDDVPGLRPTPDRVRETLFNWLQTDVVNSRCLDLFAGSGALSFEAASRGAKSVVQVESNHSACQKLRQNTELLAAKQVQLIVSDALRFLQQTPQCFDLVFIDPPFRQNLIPVTCQQLEQGGWLANYAKIYIEAERNVELSDLPANWDLLKKKSAGQVDFYLFQVIK is encoded by the coding sequence GTGAGTAATAAGCTGCGTATTATTGGTGGAGAATGGCGCAGCCGGCATATTGTCTTTGATGATGTTCCCGGCTTGCGGCCTACACCGGATAGAGTCAGAGAAACATTGTTTAACTGGCTGCAAACAGATGTTGTAAATAGTCGTTGTCTCGATCTGTTTGCGGGTAGTGGTGCTTTAAGTTTTGAAGCTGCATCCAGAGGTGCAAAAAGCGTTGTACAGGTAGAGAGTAATCACTCTGCCTGTCAAAAGCTTCGGCAGAATACTGAGCTATTAGCTGCAAAGCAGGTGCAGCTAATAGTTTCAGATGCATTGCGATTTTTGCAGCAAACGCCACAATGTTTTGATTTGGTGTTTATAGACCCTCCTTTTCGACAAAATCTCATACCTGTAACGTGTCAGCAACTTGAACAAGGAGGTTGGTTGGCTAATTACGCTAAAATTTATATAGAAGCCGAACGAAATGTTGAATTGTCGGATTTGCCGGCTAATTGGGATTTACTCAAGAAAAAATCAGCAGGACAAGTCGATTTTTATTTGTTTCAAGTGATCAAATAG
- a CDS encoding pitrilysin family protein — translation MRFKLLGLLLLTISQLGWATVKIEHWQTTQGGRVYYVYTPTLPMTDIRLTFDAGSARDDTKFGLAALTASLLGNSSGEWTTDEVANRFESVGATFSNGVSEDMAWLSLRTLTDKTLLDKALATFQEVVSHPAFNSVDFQREKNLTLAALKHREESPAALASIAFHKALYNNHPYAHPEEGVVQTVSSFEVDDLKNFYRKYYVSANATVVIVGDLSRTQAEQIAQTLLNGLPVGEKPAEIPLVTMPTQSSSQHIDFPSTQTHVLAGLPGTYRKDPDYFALYVGNYILGGGSLVSKLFDEVREKRGLAYSASSQFAPLYRQGPFTIGLQTRNDQAAKAIEVMNTTLSNFISNGPSDAELKAAKQNITGGFAMRIDTNSKLTDYVTMIGFYQQPLDYLETFSSKVDAITTADIKDAFQRRVRPELLQTITVGGK, via the coding sequence ATGCGTTTTAAATTGCTTGGATTACTCCTGCTAACTATAAGTCAGCTTGGTTGGGCAACTGTCAAAATTGAACATTGGCAAACCACTCAAGGTGGGCGTGTTTATTACGTATACACACCTACTTTGCCAATGACCGATATTCGTCTAACCTTTGATGCCGGTAGTGCGCGTGATGATACAAAGTTTGGCTTGGCAGCTTTGACAGCTTCATTACTGGGTAATAGTTCGGGTGAATGGACAACCGATGAAGTGGCTAACCGTTTTGAATCGGTGGGAGCAACATTTTCTAACGGTGTGTCAGAAGATATGGCTTGGCTATCGCTACGCACTCTTACCGATAAAACACTGTTAGATAAGGCATTGGCTACCTTTCAAGAGGTTGTCAGTCATCCTGCCTTTAATAGTGTGGATTTTCAGCGTGAAAAAAATCTGACTTTAGCAGCCTTAAAGCATAGAGAAGAATCACCTGCGGCTCTTGCCAGTATTGCCTTTCATAAAGCACTCTATAATAATCATCCTTATGCACATCCTGAAGAAGGTGTCGTGCAAACCGTTTCGAGTTTTGAAGTTGATGATCTTAAGAACTTTTATCGTAAATATTATGTGTCTGCAAATGCCACAGTGGTCATTGTCGGTGATTTAAGCCGTACACAAGCAGAACAGATTGCTCAAACGTTGTTGAATGGTTTGCCGGTTGGTGAAAAACCTGCAGAAATTCCATTAGTAACGATGCCTACGCAATCAAGTAGTCAGCATATTGATTTTCCATCTACACAAACCCATGTTTTAGCAGGTTTGCCAGGTACCTATCGTAAAGATCCAGATTATTTTGCTTTGTACGTGGGAAATTATATTTTGGGTGGAGGAAGTTTAGTCTCAAAATTGTTCGATGAAGTGCGTGAAAAACGCGGATTAGCTTATAGTGCCTCTAGTCAATTTGCACCTTTATATCGTCAGGGGCCTTTTACTATTGGTCTACAAACTCGGAATGACCAAGCTGCCAAAGCTATCGAAGTGATGAATACCACTTTGAGTAACTTTATCTCTAATGGTCCGAGTGATGCTGAGTTAAAAGCGGCCAAGCAAAATATTACGGGTGGATTCGCCATGCGTATTGATACCAATAGTAAATTAACTGATTACGTAACGATGATTGGTTTTTATCAACAGCCTTTAGATTATTTGGAAACTTTTTCCAGTAAGGTGGACGCTATAACCACAGCAGATATTAAGGATGCGTTTCAACGTCGTGTACGCCCAGAATTGCTACAAACGATTACCGTTGGTGGTAAGTAG
- a CDS encoding pitrilysin family protein yields MKYRLTALLLCCPILTAHAENSKVHEHIFGNGLKILVKEDRRAPVVVSQVWYKVGSSYEPGGITGISHMLEHMMFKGTKLYPAGEFSRIIAENGGQENAFTGNDYTAYFQTMEKSRLEISFKLEADRMRNLDLKAEELVKELQVVTEERRMRTDDQPRAKTQEQFNSVAFSNSPYKNPVIGWPSDIANYKVEDLNAWYQQWYAPNNATLVVVGDVDAEQVIKLAEQYFAGLKPSDIKPLKPQDEIEQKGVRKLTVKAPAKLPYIMMGYKVPVLKTVTQESEAYALEVLAAILDGGNSARLPTHLVRGKEIAVSVGAGYDLTSRLPDLFLLEATPAEGHTVFDMEYALLDEVYQLKSELVSKEELQRIKAQVLAKDVYQKDSNFYQAMELGMLETVGVGWQKADDYLSKLNQVTAEQVRAVAQKYLIEDNLTIAYLDPQPITEAPRPAKMIGGHHAF; encoded by the coding sequence ATGAAATATAGGCTTACAGCTTTGCTGTTGTGTTGTCCGATTCTCACCGCGCACGCTGAGAATAGCAAGGTACATGAACATATTTTTGGTAATGGTTTGAAAATATTGGTGAAAGAAGATCGTCGCGCTCCAGTGGTGGTCTCTCAGGTTTGGTACAAAGTGGGTTCCAGTTATGAGCCTGGTGGTATTACCGGTATTTCACATATGCTAGAACATATGATGTTTAAGGGTACCAAACTTTATCCAGCCGGAGAGTTTTCTCGTATTATTGCCGAAAATGGAGGGCAGGAAAACGCTTTTACAGGTAATGATTACACTGCTTATTTTCAAACCATGGAAAAATCTCGCTTGGAAATTAGTTTTAAACTGGAAGCGGATCGAATGCGTAACCTGGATCTAAAAGCTGAAGAATTGGTTAAAGAGTTGCAGGTTGTAACAGAAGAACGGCGGATGCGTACCGATGATCAACCGCGCGCTAAAACGCAAGAACAGTTTAACTCGGTGGCATTCTCAAATAGTCCTTATAAAAATCCAGTTATCGGTTGGCCATCGGATATAGCTAATTACAAAGTTGAAGATCTAAATGCTTGGTATCAACAATGGTATGCTCCAAATAATGCCACACTGGTAGTAGTGGGTGATGTTGACGCAGAGCAGGTAATTAAGTTGGCTGAACAATATTTTGCTGGTTTAAAACCTAGTGATATTAAACCTTTAAAACCGCAGGATGAGATCGAACAGAAGGGTGTCCGGAAATTGACCGTTAAAGCGCCTGCCAAACTACCCTATATCATGATGGGTTACAAAGTGCCGGTACTTAAGACGGTTACCCAAGAAAGTGAAGCTTATGCGCTGGAAGTGTTGGCGGCCATTCTGGATGGTGGTAACAGTGCTCGTTTGCCTACACATTTGGTGCGCGGTAAAGAAATAGCGGTATCTGTGGGTGCTGGTTATGATTTAACCTCGCGGTTACCCGATTTATTCTTGCTGGAAGCAACTCCCGCTGAAGGCCATACAGTATTTGATATGGAATATGCCTTGCTGGACGAGGTTTACCAATTAAAATCTGAGTTGGTAAGCAAGGAAGAATTACAGCGCATTAAAGCACAAGTCTTGGCGAAAGATGTATACCAGAAAGATTCTAATTTTTATCAGGCTATGGAGTTAGGAATGTTGGAAACAGTAGGCGTTGGTTGGCAAAAAGCCGATGATTATCTGAGTAAGCTTAATCAGGTGACTGCCGAGCAAGTACGTGCCGTGGCACAGAAATATTTAATTGAAGATAATCTTACTATTGCTTATCTGGATCCCCAGCCTATTACCGAAGCGCCCAGACCGGCTAAAATGATTGGAGGTCATCATGCGTTTTAA
- the cyoE gene encoding heme o synthase — translation MSHKLTVHSWKNYLALCKPRVVALIVFTAIVGMLLAVPGMPPLDKFFYGTLGIALAASSAAALNHFIDQKSDAEMARTRYRPLPMGELNSWHVLTFAGIIGVASMLILIIKVNTLTAFLTFLSLIGYAVIYTVYLKKMTPQNIVIGGAAGAAPPVLGWVSITGDIHPHALLLFLIIFVWTPPHFWALAIARREEYAKVDIPMLPVTHGVAFTRLQILLYTILLLITTILPYLTGMSGLIYLSIAILLGFGFIFFAVQMMRKKDNQTAMRTFAYSIIYLMLIFAALLIDHYFRFTVS, via the coding sequence ATGAGCCATAAACTAACCGTACATTCCTGGAAAAATTATCTAGCACTCTGCAAACCCAGAGTCGTAGCCTTAATTGTGTTCACAGCTATCGTTGGCATGCTGCTTGCCGTACCTGGCATGCCCCCGCTCGACAAATTTTTCTATGGCACACTGGGAATCGCACTGGCTGCGTCATCAGCTGCAGCGCTCAATCATTTTATCGATCAAAAATCTGATGCCGAAATGGCTCGTACCCGCTACCGCCCACTACCGATGGGCGAACTGAATTCTTGGCATGTACTGACATTTGCTGGCATCATTGGCGTAGCCTCGATGCTCATATTGATTATAAAAGTTAATACATTAACTGCCTTTTTAACTTTTTTATCGTTGATAGGTTATGCGGTTATTTACACTGTTTATCTAAAAAAAATGACCCCCCAAAATATTGTAATTGGTGGTGCCGCTGGTGCAGCTCCACCTGTGCTAGGCTGGGTCAGCATCACAGGTGACATACATCCCCATGCACTATTACTATTCCTAATCATATTTGTGTGGACACCGCCTCACTTTTGGGCCTTGGCCATTGCCCGTCGTGAAGAATATGCGAAAGTTGATATTCCTATGCTTCCTGTTACGCATGGCGTCGCTTTCACGCGCTTACAAATTCTGCTGTATACCATCTTACTGCTTATTACTACGATATTACCTTATCTAACAGGCATGAGCGGCTTGATTTATCTATCCATAGCCATATTGCTCGGCTTTGGTTTTATATTTTTTGCGGTACAGATGATGCGTAAAAAAGATAATCAAACCGCAATGCGCACATTTGCCTATTCGATTATTTATCTAATGCTGATTTTTGCTGCGTTATTGATCGACCACTATTTTCGTTTTACTGTGTCATGA
- a CDS encoding glycosyl transferase family protein: MSLQTPEHPFAEFIKILGKGKKGSRPLTQNEAYRAMHMILTGQVQPIQLGAFLMLMRIKEETSEELAGFVQAAKQNIDVSACRVQVDLDWSSYAGKRRHLPWFLLSTLLLANNGIKVFMHGAGGHTEGRIYTEKVLEILGIPVAASITEAEQQLLRYNFSYLSLAHLCPQLYDMINLRPLMGLRSPVHTLVRLLNPLNASHCLQGIFHPSYRQVHQKAALLLNQTHMAVLKGEGGETERNPDVECLVQSVHGEILDDELWPAIFTRRHLKAEDLNPLQLTQLWHGEIQDEFAEATVIATCAIALKLLGKANNQIDAHMLAEKLWIERDKQSLLLVN, from the coding sequence ATGAGTTTGCAAACACCAGAACATCCCTTTGCCGAATTTATCAAAATCTTAGGCAAAGGCAAAAAAGGTTCACGTCCCCTCACTCAGAATGAGGCATATCGCGCTATGCATATGATCCTGACTGGTCAGGTGCAACCCATACAACTCGGCGCATTTTTAATGCTAATGCGCATTAAAGAAGAAACCAGCGAAGAATTGGCTGGATTCGTTCAAGCAGCCAAGCAAAACATTGATGTTTCTGCCTGTCGGGTACAAGTTGACCTTGATTGGTCGTCCTATGCAGGAAAACGTCGACACTTACCCTGGTTTCTGCTTTCAACCCTATTACTTGCCAATAATGGTATTAAAGTCTTTATGCACGGAGCTGGTGGGCATACCGAAGGGCGAATTTATACTGAAAAGGTTCTGGAGATTTTGGGAATACCCGTGGCCGCCTCAATAACAGAAGCTGAACAACAATTATTGCGTTACAACTTTAGCTATCTGTCATTAGCACACTTATGTCCACAACTCTATGACATGATTAATCTTAGGCCCTTAATGGGCTTACGCTCACCAGTGCATACATTGGTCCGGCTATTGAATCCTTTGAATGCCAGCCATTGCTTACAAGGTATCTTCCATCCCAGTTACCGTCAGGTACATCAAAAAGCGGCATTATTACTCAACCAAACGCATATGGCTGTATTAAAAGGCGAAGGAGGAGAAACTGAACGTAATCCTGACGTAGAATGTCTAGTACAGAGCGTGCATGGAGAGATACTTGATGATGAGCTATGGCCCGCGATATTTACGCGTCGTCACTTAAAAGCTGAAGATCTCAATCCTCTGCAACTAACACAACTTTGGCATGGAGAAATACAGGACGAATTCGCCGAGGCCACAGTGATTGCTACCTGCGCGATTGCATTAAAACTGCTAGGCAAAGCCAATAATCAAATCGATGCGCATATGCTGGCAGAAAAGCTATGGATAGAGCGAGACAAACAATCATTGTTATTGGTAAATTGA
- a CDS encoding PilZ domain-containing protein, which produces MVELLPAFDTRMARETLHGLGWVCIGSVEHKISLLNVSLTGILAELQYNDQVPDYYELFKSLQAAPLIDFYLPEMRLAGEAVVVRVESIKCGFHLGIEFRNLTSNIDELLYKRRVFRKNLVSLGHIFFHDNHYSFNTESVSVYGMVIRILNRIDFEIGSVTRFEFKQLDLQGEVQIIWGDRDYNSTLLGLQFLQKARGVASDNKLIDNALNVAI; this is translated from the coding sequence ATGGTTGAATTATTACCTGCTTTTGACACACGTATGGCGCGTGAAACTTTGCATGGACTTGGTTGGGTATGTATTGGTTCCGTTGAGCATAAAATTAGTTTATTGAATGTTTCTCTGACTGGGATTCTGGCAGAACTTCAATATAATGATCAAGTACCAGATTACTACGAATTATTTAAGTCTTTACAAGCCGCTCCGTTGATTGATTTTTATCTGCCGGAGATGCGATTGGCTGGCGAAGCGGTGGTGGTAAGGGTTGAATCGATTAAATGTGGTTTTCATTTAGGTATCGAGTTTCGAAATCTGACCAGTAATATCGATGAGCTATTATATAAACGCAGGGTCTTCAGAAAAAATTTAGTTTCCCTCGGCCATATTTTCTTTCATGATAATCATTATAGCTTCAATACCGAGAGTGTTTCCGTGTATGGTATGGTGATACGCATACTCAATCGTATTGATTTCGAAATTGGCAGTGTTACGCGTTTTGAGTTCAAACAGTTGGATTTACAGGGGGAAGTTCAAATAATTTGGGGGGATCGTGATTACAATTCAACCTTACTTGGATTGCAGTTTTTGCAAAAAGCAAGAGGTGTGGCGTCAGATAACAAGCTCATTGATAACGCGCTAAACGTTGCTATTTAA
- a CDS encoding FKBP-type peptidyl-prolyl cis-trans isomerase has product MKITQQRIIATLIAFLLGFAMLSMANATTPEENKAAGEAFLAENAKKPGVITTSSGLQYQIITEGTGKSPSATANVTVHYQGTTIEGKEFDSSYKRGAPASFPLNRVIPGWTEGLQLMKEGGKSRLFIPSNLAYGERGAGRDIGPNAALIFDVELIKIQ; this is encoded by the coding sequence GTGAAAATTACTCAACAACGTATTATCGCAACTTTAATCGCCTTTCTATTAGGATTTGCAATGTTATCAATGGCTAACGCTACCACCCCCGAAGAAAACAAAGCCGCTGGAGAAGCCTTTCTAGCTGAAAACGCCAAAAAACCTGGTGTGATCACTACCAGCAGCGGTTTACAATATCAAATAATTACTGAAGGTACGGGTAAATCGCCCAGCGCCACCGCAAATGTTACGGTGCATTATCAAGGTACCACAATTGAAGGCAAGGAATTTGACAGCTCTTACAAACGTGGAGCTCCTGCCTCTTTTCCATTGAACAGAGTTATTCCAGGCTGGACTGAAGGCTTACAATTAATGAAAGAGGGTGGTAAATCTAGATTATTTATTCCATCTAACTTGGCCTATGGCGAACGTGGCGCTGGCCGCGATATTGGTCCAAATGCTGCTTTAATTTTCGATGTTGAGCTCATAAAAATTCAATAA
- a CDS encoding ArsC family reductase, with protein MWVIYGIKNCDRVKKARAQLDIQQINYRFHDYKIDGLDAILLQSFMTTLGLDAVINRSSTTWRQLGEQEKHQINSEQGLQLILKNPTLIKRPIIDTGEKLLVGFNPNDYVQN; from the coding sequence ATGTGGGTGATTTACGGCATCAAAAACTGTGACCGGGTTAAAAAAGCCCGGGCACAGCTTGATATTCAACAGATAAATTATCGATTCCATGACTACAAAATTGATGGTCTGGATGCCATTTTACTGCAAAGCTTTATGACCACTCTCGGTCTAGATGCCGTGATCAACCGTAGTAGCACCACCTGGCGACAACTGGGTGAACAAGAAAAACATCAGATAAATTCCGAGCAAGGCTTGCAACTTATCTTGAAAAATCCCACTCTAATTAAACGACCTATAATAGACACTGGTGAAAAATTATTGGTCGGATTTAATCCAAATGACTATGTACAAAACTGA